A stretch of DNA from Rhizobium sp. EC-SD404:
CCGACAGCTACATGCGCTTCCCTGCACGCTCGGACTTTGCCGCCTGGCGCGCGCTACGGATGGAAAGCCGCGCATTTCTCCAGCCCTGGGAGCCGAGCTGGTCGCCCGATGAATTGTCGCGCGTATCGTTTCTCGGCCGGATCGGTCGCTACGAGCGTGATTTCGCCGAGGGGCACGCGATCCCGATGTTTCTGTTCCGCAAGTCGAACGACGAGCTGATGGGCGGTTTGACCATCGGCTACATCCGCCGCGGAGCAGCACAAAGCTGCATGGTCGGCTACTGGATGGGCGAGCGTTATGCCGGCCAGGGGCACATGTCGCGAGCGCTCCAGGCACTCATTCCCCACATCTTCTCGCAGTTGAAGTTGCACCGCATCGAGGCAGCCTGTATCCCCGATAACGAGCGAAGCATTCGGCTCCTTGAAAAGGCCGGATTTCGCCGGGAAGGCTACATGAGGGGCTACCTCAAGATCGACGGCGTATGGCGTGACCACCTGCTCTACGCACGCTTGACGAACGATGCGGCTTCAAGCCGTCTCGAGACCGATCCGCACTCCGCGGATGCGGGTTCGACTGTGATGAAGATCGAGGCTCGATGATTAGGACGGACAGCAACAGCCGGCCCGCTATCGCCCTGATTTCGATAGTCCTCATGCTCGCAGGCCTGTTGGCAGCCATGCTGCCGGGCCTTGCACGGGCTGCGGATCCCGTTGCCATATCCCGCGACGAAACCGCGCTCGACTTAACGGCAGTCACCGACATCTATGCCCATCGCGGCGAGGCGTTCCAGGTGTCCACAGCGCCTGGAACGGACGGCATCGTGCGTCGCATCGAAGTGCGGGCCTCGTCCGAAGAGCACTCGGGCGACTGGGCCGTCTTCTCGCTCGCCAACGTTTCAGACGAACAGCTCGACCGCCTGATCGTCGCGCCGCATTTCCGGCTCGTCGGCTCGCGCATGATCTGGCCCGATCTCGGCTCGCAGCGCATCATCTCTGTCACGCCGAGCGAGGGGTTCGCGCTCGATCGCCAGGCAAGCCCCGATGCAGACGTGTTCCAGATCACCCTCAATCCGGGATCGATCGTCACCTTCGTTGCCGAACTCTCGTCGCCGGAACTGCCGCAAATCTATCTGTGGGAGCCGGATGCCTACAAGGATACGGTCAACGCATTCACGCTCTATCAGGGCATCGTGCTCGGTATTGCCGGCCTTCTCGCGGTGTTCCTCACCATTCTCTTCGTCGTGAAG
This window harbors:
- a CDS encoding GNAT family protein, translated to MFGFLSRRSDPLPIETPDSYMRFPARSDFAAWRALRMESRAFLQPWEPSWSPDELSRVSFLGRIGRYERDFAEGHAIPMFLFRKSNDELMGGLTIGYIRRGAAQSCMVGYWMGERYAGQGHMSRALQALIPHIFSQLKLHRIEAACIPDNERSIRLLEKAGFRREGYMRGYLKIDGVWRDHLLYARLTNDAASSRLETDPHSADAGSTVMKIEAR